The following coding sequences lie in one Chionomys nivalis chromosome 8, mChiNiv1.1, whole genome shotgun sequence genomic window:
- the LOC130880450 gene encoding olfactory receptor 13G1-like, producing the protein MAPENQSVVTTFILQSFMDDPWIQDVLFCFFFTLFMVAIVGNGLIITTIHRSPSLHTPMYFFLVNLALMDVICTVTVLPKVLQSLVTENTISYGGCLTQMFIFSWVLGSELLLFSAMAYDRYLAICRPLHYGTLMSGRVCVALATFVWFTGALNSLVLTCLVLPLSFCGPNLIKHFFCEIPSVLVLSCSPTFINDIMTVIADMFLTGLNFLLTMTSYGFIIASILRIRSAEGKKRAFSTCSAHLIVVTLYYSTVLYTYVRPALGTAGVLDKVIAVLYTTVTPSLNPLIYTLRNKEFKTSFKKLLFPQ; encoded by the coding sequence ATGGCTCCTGAGAACCAGTCAGTTGTGACCACGTTCATCCTACAAAGCTTCATGGATGACCCCTGGATCCAGGATgtcctcttctgcttcttctttaccTTGTTCATGGTGGCCATAGTTGGCAATGGCCTGATTATCACAACCATCCACAGAAGTCCCAgcctccacacacccatgtattTCTTCCTAGTTAACCTTGCCCTGATGGATGTGATCTGCACTGTGACTGTCCTACCCAAGGTCCTGCAGAGCCTGGTGACTGAGAACACCATATCTTATGGGGGATGTCTCACACAGATGTTCATCTTCTCCTGGGTCCTGGGCTCTGAGCTTCTGCTCTTCTCTGCCATGGCCTATGACCGTTATCTTGCAATCTGCCGGCCATTGCACTATGGAACCCTCATGAGTGGCAGGGTCTGTGTGGCCCTTGCAACCTTTGTGTGGTTTACAGGGGCTCTCAATTCCTTGGTACTCACTTGTCTAGTGTTGCCACTGTCCTTCTGTGGCCCCAATCTCATCAAACACTTCTTCTGTGAGATCCCTTCTGTGCTTGTGCTGTCCTGCAGCCCCACCTTTATCAATGACATCATGACTGTCATTGCGGACATGTTCTTGACTGGTTTGAACTTCCTCTTGACCATGACATCCTATGGCTTCATCATCGCCAGCATCCTGCGCATCCGCTCAGCTGAAGGCAAGAAGCGTGCCTTTTCCACCTGCTCTGCCCACCTGATTGTGGTCACCCTTTATTACTCCACTGTGCTATATACTTATGTCAGGCCAGCCCTAGGAACTGCTGGTGTGCTGGACAAGGTCATTGCTGTTCTGTACACCACTGTGACCCCATCTCTGAACCCCCTGATTTATACCCTGAGAAACAAGGAATTCAAAACAtcctttaaaaaacttttatttccACAATGA